The following is a genomic window from Bordetella petrii.
CGCTGGCATGGCAACAGCCAGTTGTTCCTGCCAAAGAACGCGGGCGCGCAAGGGTGATCCCGCGAAGTTGGTGAGCGCAAAGCCGCCATCGTATCGGCCGTCCAGTAAGCCACGATACTGCTCTGCCAGCGCGACCTCGTGCAACCGAACGGGGGGCTGCGGTTCCTCCGCGCGCTGGTGTACCAGCAGCGACGCTAGTCGGGGCGATAGCGTACCGAAGGACACGGCGATTCTGAGCGGCGACGGATTGGTACACGCACGCATGGCGGCCTTTCCCCAATCTTCACGGTGTGCGAACGGCCCGTTGGAAGATCACTGATAAGTTAAATTTAACGTGGTTTAGTTTATGCTAATAGTCGACGCTTTTTCTGATGCAGAAGCGTGCGGTTAAAAAGGGGCGACCCCGAGGCAGTAAAACCTTCGAAGGCGGTCCGGCCCAAGCCTTCGGCGCCGCTGTTCGCGCAGCGCGAATGCAGCGGGGTTTGGCCCAGGAAACGTTGGCGTATCTCGCAGGCATTGAACGCTCCCATATGGGAAAAATCGAACGGGGCGGACACCTGCCCACCCTGGTGCTCATCCTGAGAATCGCCAAGGCCTTGGAATGTTCAGCCGCAGAACTGATCGCGGCCACCGAAGCCAACTTACCGAAAGATTAGCGGCCTGACGCTTTTCCATAAAGAGTTCATATGGACAGCTCGGCGCTCTCCATAACGCGGGCAATGAACCCACCCAGTTGCGGTGGCGGATCAATCTCGGGTGTCAACAGATACGTCGTCAGTGTAGCTCCGGTAATGTCCAGTGCACGTGCAACGACCTCGGGGTGCCGGCGAATCGCGACATGCCCGGTCGTGGAGAATCCCAGACCATAACCGGCGGCTACGAGTGTGAGCATCATGTCGACCGACGTGGCGTATTCAACGACAAGCGGTTCCCGGTCTGCGTTGCGCAGGATACGTTTGAGCTGATGGTTGCATCCTGCGCATATCTCGGGATGGCACATCACAATCGGATAACGCAATACTTCGTTCAGGGGTATCTCTTTGTATGTCAGTAATGGGTGGCGTGTCGACACCGTGACAACCAATGGGTCAAACCAGATCGGTTGCGCGATGATGGCATCGCCTACGTCGGCGGAACCGGAAAAACCGGCGTCGAAGGTCCCGTCGCGCAGCCCACGCAGTTGAACCGACAGCGGCACTTCGCTGAGCCGCACGTCGATATCTGGGTCTTCCTCGCGGCAGCGGGCTAGAATCCTAGCCAGACGGGGCTGGGCCACGCCGTCGGAGACGGCGATCCGTAAAGTGCTTCGGTAGCCCGACGCGGCCGCCTTCACACTTTGCTTGGCGTGGTTCAGTGCCATGAACACATGGCGTACTTCGTCAAGAAATACTCGTCCAGGGTGCGTCAGCTGTGTGCCGCGCCGGTCACGCCTGAACAAGACGATCCCTAACTCCTCTTCAAGTTCCTTGATCGTTCGGGATAATGGCGAGGGCTCGATGTGTAGTCGCTCTGCAGCGCGAGAGAAGTGCAATTCCTCGGCGACGGCCATAAAGCTCCGAAGGTGCCGCAGATCCATGAGGTCTCCCCATTTCAATTGCATATGACATTCAATGGACCTGGCAAGCGCCAGGCAAATATCACGATATTTTTATACCCGATGTATCTTCAAACCTTGTGAATGTAATGAAGTCTCCAACCGTTGATTGTCGTTAGTATAGGAAGAAATCACGCGAATGATGCTCCCCAAAGTCAATGCTCGCGCGGGTCTTCTGGTATGTATTACGAGTACGTGACTAATATTTGGGATAATTCGAGCCAATTGCTGTGGCAAATGCTCTATTTGGTGCTTTAAGGGCCAAATTATTCTGAATTAATACCATCGTAATGACACGAAAGTTTGAGAATATTTTCAGGTTCAAAATCATTCGACCTAGAGTTGAGCATAAGGCGTTGTATCCCCGGATCAACGCGGCGTGATACTTGAAGAGACCAGGGGCTTCTCGTTAATCAAGATCATGGTCGTCGTGGTGATCATGAGCATCCTCGTAGCGTTGATCGCACCCAATCTGACGGATCGTCCCGACCAAGCTCGCGCGACCGCTGGGCGCCACCATGCAAGCGCTCAAACTCTGCTGGCTCGACAACGGCCTGCCCGACGGCATCAGCGAACTGGGCCGACTAACACTAGGTTTTGCCAACGTCAACCTGCAAGCCAGTGAGCGGATCGATGCCAATAACGCCGGGACGCTGAAGGCATACCAATTCTAGGGCGACTATGTGACCGGAGAGGGCTGCCGCTACAGTGGCGGCAGTCTGCATGCCGTCATCCCGCTACGGACGGGCGAAGCCGGTTCGACAACCTTACCGATACGACTCAGGACCACTACGTCACATGTCCACTCCTGTTTTCAGAAGGCCAATCGTCCTTGCCAAGGAACAATGTTGGGCAAGCCATGTTTACAGCCAAACGCTCGGGCGAGCTCAACGCAGGCACGCAATCCGGGTACGCAAAGTCTATGACTACCAACTCCGCGTGCCGTGAAAGGGTTGCAAGATGCGTGACCGCTACGTCGAGATCGAACAACAGGATTTCGATCGTAATCTGGTATCGACGTTCGAGTTCCTTTAGCCGATAGCCCGCGGCCCCAATTGCGAGCGACCGAGTGAAACGCGAATGTGAGTCCGAAATCGGGATTGTTGGAAGAATGGCAATTAGAGTTACGTCGAGCGTGCGCGCATAATGTGCACCGAACACCTCCGCTGAGCTACTTCCAGATGGCGGAAGCACCGCGATAAGGGCGTCGCGGTGCCAATTGCGTTGCCGCTTTGTTCTTTCGCGCTTTGAAGCGCCACGTACATCTATGGGAGCCGTATTCGCATTCCGTCGCATGGCTATCTCGAACCGGTCAACGAGACACAAATAGGGGCAACGGCACCTCGGCCAGCAACGTGCGACTCACCCCTCCCAGGATGGCTTCACTGATTCGGAGGCGGCTATAAGCACCAAAAACAATCAGGTCCGAATTTACCTCGGCGGCGTGGCTGACGAGCACCTCGGCTGTCGGCTTACCGTCCGACCTGATGCGTTGGACATCTACGCGCACACCGTGACGGGCCAAATAGAGGGCCATATCGGCGCCGGGCTCCGGTTCATGCTCTTCGGCCTCGTGTTCTGGATCGATACTGAGTAAGTTGACCGATTCTGCGGCGATTAACAATGGGAGCGCATCGGCGACCGCCCGACGAGCCTGGCGGCTGGCATTCCACCCCACCGTAATACGACGGGCGACGGGACGTGTGCCCCAACTGCGGGGAACGATGAGAATGGGGTTGCCCGTCCGTTGCAACACACTGGCCGATGACCAGGGGAAGGGAACACCAGGGGCGTCTGGATGACTGACCACCAACAGGTCACAGTAGAGCGAGCGCAAACCTGTCTCCACATCCAGGTCGCCGTAAGGAATCACGCGAAGCTCGGCGGTAATGCCGTACCGATTGGCGACCGTGGCGAGGTATTGCCCGGCGCGAATCAGGTGCGTATGCATGAGGGCCTGTCGTTGTTGAATGACCTCGGCAATAGCCTCGCCTCGGGCAAATCCGTCCGCGACAAGGGCACCGGTGTATCTGGTAGTGGTGATGGCGATCAGGTGAGAATTCTGTGATCCCGCCAGTCGAGCGGCCGTATCCAGGATGCGTCGTCCCGCTTCACTCTCGTCGAAAAATACCGCGATATCCTTAAGCGTATGCATCATGTCTCCTCCTGACTCGCTGATTAATGAATTGGTCGCTAGCTTGAAGAAGGTCGCAAGAATGCATTGCCAATTTCCAGAGCGACGCCCGGCAATCTAATTCACTTCTGCCTTCGATCCGGTCACTACGGTGCTACCCATGCTTTCTGGGGTATCGCCGAGTTGTTGTGAATCCCAGCTACCGCCTACCGCCCTGAATAAGCGCACAAGCGAGATCTGGTACTGCGTAGATACATCACTCAAACTAATCCGATCGAAGAAATTGCTTCGTTGACTGTCCAAGAAGCGCATGTATCCATCCAGGCCTTGGATGTACCGCGCTTCAGCCAGACGCAGGCCGGTCGTACTCGCCTCGGCGAGCCGGGTACGGGCTTGCCATTCGCGGTCGAGGGTCCGGCGCGCATCCAGGGCGTCCGAGACCTCGCGGAATGCCTGCTGAATGGCCTTCTCGTAATCTGAGATAGCAGCATCCCGTCTCACCTTGGCCAAATCCAGATTGGCGACATTGACTCCCCCACGGAAAATGGGCAGGTTGATCTGCGGAAGGAACGACCAAGCCCGGCTGCCGGAATCAAAAAGTCCCGATAACTCGCTACTGGCGGTGCCGAATGCACCGGTCAACGTGATGGATGGAAAGAACGCGGCACGGGCAGCGCCAATATCGGCGTTTCGCGCCATCAGGCGGTATTCCGCAGCGCGAATATCAGGACGACGCGTCAGCAGATCCGATGTCAGGCCAGCCTCGACGACACTGGACACGATCTGGCCGGTGGCAACCGTGCGCACCAAGCTGTTGCGGTCGGCGCCATTGCCGACCAGCAGCGCCAGCGCGTTGCGCGCTTGCTGATACTCCCGTTCAGTGCGTTCAAGGTCCGCCCTTGCGGCCTCGGTGAGCGCTAAAGCATCCTGGTAGTCCAGGGTGGAGGCGACCCCGCTATCATGTCGACTACGGATGAGCTCCAGCGAAGCCAAACGCGTGGTGAGGGTTTCCTGTGTCAACTGAAGCCGCCTCAGAGCCCCATCGGCGGCTATGTACGCTTCCAGCACCTCGCCGATAAGGCTGATTTGGACCGTCCGAGCGGCCTCTTCCGTCGCGAGATACTCTCGCAACGCCGCTTCAGAGAGACTGCGGACCCGTCCGAACAGGTCTATCTCGTAGGCGTTCAAACCTACACCGACTTGATAGCTGCTTTGCACGCCCGATTGTCCGTCTGGGTTGAGATCTGCCGGGCCACGCTGGCGCTCTCCCTCAGCGTAAATGCCGACGTCCGGCAGTCGGGCTGCGCGGGTGATCCGGTACTGGGCGCGGGCGGCCTCAATGCTGAGCACAGCTTTGCGCAAATCCCGGTTATTTTCTAGTGCCGCCTGCACGAGACCGCGCGCTTCATCATTCACGACGAACGACCGCCACCCCAGCTCAGCAAAGTCAGAGGTGTTGGCTGTGGTCTGTGCGCCCGTCGGCCACACGGCGGGGATAGGAGCAACCGGGCGTTGGTGCTCCGGCGCTAGCGAACATGCGGAGAGCATTCCGAGCGCCAGCACGCCTAGGAGCAAATACTGCGCTTTCATCGTTTTTCTACCTCTGATCATTTCTCGGCAGCCCGTTCCTGTGGGACCGCATCGGCGTCGTGCGGACGTCGACTCAGGCGCGCGACCTGCTTCATCACCCAGACATAAAAGACCGGCACGAAGATCACGCCCAAAGTGGTCGCCGCCAACATCCCTCCGATGACGCCCGTGCCCAGCGCGCGCTGGCTGGCTGCGCCCGCACCCGCAGCGATGGCCAACGGCACGACACCGAGAATGAATGCCAGAGAGGTCATCAGGATCGGGCGAAAGCGCATTTTCGCCGCCGTCACTGCGGCCTCCATGGCGGTGTGTCCCTCGCTGCGCAGATCCTTTGCGAACTCGACGATCAGGATCGCGTTCTTAGCAGCCAGACCGATAACGGTGATCAGACCCACCTTGAAGTAGACGTCGTTGGGCATGCCGACGACGGTGACGGCGAGCACGGCACCGATAGCGCCGATTGGAACGATCAACATCACGGACAGCGGGATCGACCAGCTCTCATACAACGCCACCAGCAGGAGGAATACCACCAAGATGGCTAGTGCAAACAGGCCAAGCGCCTGGGAACCCGCGACCTTCTCCTGGAACGATAGGCCAGTCCATTCGTAGCCGATCCCAGTTGGTAACGTAGCGGCGATGGGAATCACCCAAGGCAGCCAACCCATTGATTAATAAAGATTTTTTCTGGTTATTAAAACCAGAAGTGGCCTCTGAATATACCACATCACCCCTCTTGGCGAAAGGCATAAATCCACCGCCTTCTGCTGGCAGCTACCGACAGCCACTGCGATCAGGAAGGGAGCGCTTTTGCGATCTGCAGTGCCCTGCGCTCGAACCGTTCGGAAACAGGGTTCGCTTGCCCCTGGGGCCTATGCAGGTGCGCCACGATTTCGTAGGGGCCGTCGTCCAGTGGTCGCATGCTGACTCCCCATCCAGGGGCGTGCTTGATACGCGATTGTGCGGATACCCCGACACCGTAGCCGGCAGAAACCCATAGCGCCATCATCTCGAAGGAAGTCACGTACTGAAGGTTCTGCGGGTCAGCAGGCAGACGCGCGAGCAGCCGACGATCCAGCGAAGAACAGGTCTCAGCCTCCCAGCGAAAGATCGGATAGTTCTGGAGGTCGGCGATGGTGAGCGATGCCTGCTCAAGCAAGGGAAGCCTCAGCGGTATCGCAACGGCCATGTGCTCAATCCACAAGGGCTGGGTTTGGATGGCCGGATCGCTCGACCCTTGAAGCGACAGCCCTACGTCATAGCGGCCTTCACGGAGTCCATCAAGCAACTCGTCACCAGCAACCTCAAAGAACGCGATGCTGACCTCGGGTTCTTCGGCACGTTGCAGCGCGAGTAGCACCGAAAGCTGCGATGACGATACGCCTGGCGCTATCGCAAGCCTGAGGTGGGCGGGTTGGCTGGTGAGGTTGTCCATGGAGAACCCACAGAAGCGACGAAGCGGGTCAAGGGAAAACCAGCATCATAGTAAAGAGAGAACTTTAACGTCTATATGTTTAACGTGGTTAATTTAAGAGGTTTGTTTGACGCTTCTGTCGATGCAGAAGCTTACTATTCAGCCAGGTCGTCCACCTGGCACACCCACCTATGAATCCGAACCAGCATTAGCTTTCGGGCGGGCCGTGCGTGCCGCTCGCGTCGCGCAAGGCGTCGCTCAAGACGACTTTGCATTTCAGGCTGGAATATCGCGTTCGCACATGGGCAAGATCGAGCGCGGGGAGCATGTGCCTACGCTTCCCCTGATACTGAAAATTGCTACCGCGCTCGGGATCAGCGCCAGCGAGTTGATGGCGGCGACTGAAAAAAACCTCAACTCTGGCAGTGAGCTGCAAGGCTCGCCATAAGCGGCCGCGAACTTCAGTTACGGCCCTTGCCGCCGCATCAATCGCCCGAGTGCTCGCGCAGGCGCGCGATGAATCGCTCCACCGACACCGGCGAGTCCTCGCCGGCGGGCCGTAGCAAGTAGGTCGTGATGACTGCGGAATCCATGGCCAGAGGGCGGATCACCACGTCGGGGCGCAGGCTCGCCGCGATCCTGGTTTCGGTGATGAAGCCTACCCCGTAGCCGGCACCGACCAGGGTGAGCATCATGTCCAATGACGACACGTGCTCGGCGACGTCGGGTGGACGCTCCAAAGGCCGCAGCAGCCGCGCCAGTTCACGATAGTAGCCTTCGCATACCTGCGGATCGCATAAGACCAGTGGGTAGATCGCAAGCTGATGCAGCGGAACAGCCTTGTGTGAAAGCAAAGGATGCCGGGCGGGCACGGCAACCACCAGCGGATCGTGCCAGAGTGGCTCGGTAACGATGCCGTCGCCGACCTCCGCCGTGTGCGCAAACCCGATCGAGAAGTCGCCTGAGCGCAAACCACGCAACTGATCGGCTAACGGCACTTCCGACAGGCGAATCTCGATCTCCGGCTCTTCCTCGCGGCAGCGGGCCAGGAGGGCCGACAGCCTGGGATCGATTGCACCGTCGGATACGGCAATGCGAAGGCTTCCGCTCAGGCCCGCAGCGACCGC
Proteins encoded in this region:
- a CDS encoding helix-turn-helix domain-containing protein, yielding MQKRAVKKGRPRGSKTFEGGPAQAFGAAVRAARMQRGLAQETLAYLAGIERSHMGKIERGGHLPTLVLILRIAKALECSAAELIAATEANLPKD
- a CDS encoding LysR family transcriptional regulator; this encodes MDLRHLRSFMAVAEELHFSRAAERLHIEPSPLSRTIKELEEELGIVLFRRDRRGTQLTHPGRVFLDEVRHVFMALNHAKQSVKAAASGYRSTLRIAVSDGVAQPRLARILARCREEDPDIDVRLSEVPLSVQLRGLRDGTFDAGFSGSADVGDAIIAQPIWFDPLVVTVSTRHPLLTYKEIPLNEVLRYPIVMCHPEICAGCNHQLKRILRNADREPLVVEYATSVDMMLTLVAAGYGLGFSTTGHVAIRRHPEVVARALDITGATLTTYLLTPEIDPPPQLGGFIARVMESAELSI
- a CDS encoding universal stress protein, with the protein product MMHTLKDIAVFFDESEAGRRILDTAARLAGSQNSHLIAITTTRYTGALVADGFARGEAIAEVIQQRQALMHTHLIRAGQYLATVANRYGITAELRVIPYGDLDVETGLRSLYCDLLVVSHPDAPGVPFPWSSASVLQRTGNPILIVPRSWGTRPVARRITVGWNASRQARRAVADALPLLIAAESVNLLSIDPEHEAEEHEPEPGADMALYLARHGVRVDVQRIRSDGKPTAEVLVSHAAEVNSDLIVFGAYSRLRISEAILGGVSRTLLAEVPLPLFVSR
- a CDS encoding efflux transporter outer membrane subunit — encoded protein: MKAQYLLLGVLALGMLSACSLAPEHQRPVAPIPAVWPTGAQTTANTSDFAELGWRSFVVNDEARGLVQAALENNRDLRKAVLSIEAARAQYRITRAARLPDVGIYAEGERQRGPADLNPDGQSGVQSSYQVGVGLNAYEIDLFGRVRSLSEAALREYLATEEAARTVQISLIGEVLEAYIAADGALRRLQLTQETLTTRLASLELIRSRHDSGVASTLDYQDALALTEAARADLERTEREYQQARNALALLVGNGADRNSLVRTVATGQIVSSVVEAGLTSDLLTRRPDIRAAEYRLMARNADIGAARAAFFPSITLTGAFGTASSELSGLFDSGSRAWSFLPQINLPIFRGGVNVANLDLAKVRRDAAISDYEKAIQQAFREVSDALDARRTLDREWQARTRLAEASTTGLRLAEARYIQGLDGYMRFLDSQRSNFFDRISLSDVSTQYQISLVRLFRAVGGSWDSQQLGDTPESMGSTVVTGSKAEVN
- a CDS encoding substrate-binding domain-containing protein: MDNLTSQPAHLRLAIAPGVSSSQLSVLLALQRAEEPEVSIAFFEVAGDELLDGLREGRYDVGLSLQGSSDPAIQTQPLWIEHMAVAIPLRLPLLEQASLTIADLQNYPIFRWEAETCSSLDRRLLARLPADPQNLQYVTSFEMMALWVSAGYGVGVSAQSRIKHAPGWGVSMRPLDDGPYEIVAHLHRPQGQANPVSERFERRALQIAKALPS
- a CDS encoding helix-turn-helix domain-containing protein produces the protein MQKLTIQPGRPPGTPTYESEPALAFGRAVRAARVAQGVAQDDFAFQAGISRSHMGKIERGEHVPTLPLILKIATALGISASELMAATEKNLNSGSELQGSP
- a CDS encoding LysR family transcriptional regulator, with product MELRHLRCFVALAEELHFTRAAERLHIEQPPLSRAIKELEDDLGVVLFERNRRGTVLTEAGATFLQDVRRVFAVLKQAQENVQAVAAGLSGSLRIAVSDGAIDPRLSALLARCREEEPEIEIRLSEVPLADQLRGLRSGDFSIGFAHTAEVGDGIVTEPLWHDPLVVAVPARHPLLSHKAVPLHQLAIYPLVLCDPQVCEGYYRELARLLRPLERPPDVAEHVSSLDMMLTLVGAGYGVGFITETRIAASLRPDVVIRPLAMDSAVITTYLLRPAGEDSPVSVERFIARLREHSGD